A single region of the Roseivivax sp. THAF197b genome encodes:
- a CDS encoding tetratricopeptide repeat protein, with the protein MSNPDSFIDEVSEEVRRDRLYGYLRRYGWIAILAVLLIVGGAAWREYNAAQTRAEAQAFGSSVLNALESDDAAERLAALDEIQAADPGAAAILNMLRAAQNAETGDTDAAVSAYEAVATNGDVAEIYRNIASFKALTTGADTMAADERRQGFEALTQAGNPLRLLASEQLALIEIETGNREAALDRLQAILSDAEATQGLRRRASQLIVALGGELGTG; encoded by the coding sequence GTGAGCAATCCCGACAGTTTCATCGACGAAGTCTCCGAAGAGGTCCGCCGCGACCGTCTTTACGGCTATTTGCGCCGCTATGGCTGGATCGCGATCCTGGCGGTTCTGCTGATCGTCGGCGGGGCGGCCTGGCGCGAATACAACGCGGCCCAGACACGGGCGGAGGCGCAGGCCTTCGGCTCCTCGGTTCTGAATGCGCTCGAAAGCGACGACGCGGCAGAGCGGCTCGCGGCGCTTGACGAGATCCAGGCCGCCGATCCGGGTGCCGCGGCCATCCTGAACATGCTGCGCGCGGCACAGAACGCCGAGACGGGCGATACGGACGCGGCGGTTTCGGCCTACGAGGCGGTCGCGACCAATGGCGATGTCGCCGAGATCTACCGCAACATCGCGAGCTTCAAGGCGCTGACCACGGGGGCCGACACGATGGCCGCGGACGAGCGGCGGCAGGGCTTCGAGGCGCTGACGCAGGCGGGTAACCCTTTGCGGTTGCTGGCAAGTGAGCAACTCGCCCTGATCGAGATTGAGACCGGCAACCGGGAGGCCGCGCTTGACCGGCTCCAGGCGATCCTGAGCGATGCGGAGGCGACGCAGGGCTTGCGCCGCCGGGCGTCTCAGTTGATTGTTGCCCTCGGCGGAGAGCTCGGCACGGGCTGA
- a CDS encoding efflux RND transporter periplasmic adaptor subunit translates to MRLLSIVTALLVALVLYFVVIERERLLEFARDISPAAIGADATEAAETNADQSDPAAAPEEDTTAQDEAGESGAIAVMARRSTAQEVDARVLLRGETEAARSVDVMAETTGRIVSEPLRKGAFVEAGELLCKLDPGTRAVGLAEAEAALADAQARVPEVRSRIPEAEARVAQAEAALDEARINANAANRLSESGFASETRVAATTSAVRSAEASVSAAKAGLEAARSGLETSRAAIESAEAAVARAEDELSKTEITAPFAGLLETDTAELGALMQAGGMGGSACATILQLDPIRLVGYVPETDVGRVEVGARAGAQLTEGGEVSGRVTFVSRSADPVTRTFRVEVTVPNEGLGISAGQTAEIAIEAEGELAHLLPQSALTLNDDGEIGVRTITPETTALFRPVEILRDTSRGIYVAGLPETADVILLGQEYVTDGVPVAPSYEEVIQ, encoded by the coding sequence ATGCGCCTCCTCTCCATTGTGACCGCGCTTCTGGTCGCGCTTGTGCTCTATTTCGTGGTAATCGAGCGCGAGAGATTACTGGAATTTGCCCGCGATATCTCGCCCGCCGCCATCGGTGCCGACGCCACGGAGGCAGCCGAGACAAACGCGGATCAGAGCGATCCCGCCGCCGCCCCCGAGGAAGACACGACCGCGCAAGATGAAGCGGGCGAAAGCGGCGCCATCGCCGTGATGGCCCGCCGCTCCACTGCGCAGGAAGTCGACGCCCGCGTCCTTCTGCGCGGCGAGACGGAGGCCGCGCGCTCGGTCGATGTCATGGCCGAGACCACGGGCCGCATCGTCTCCGAACCCCTGCGCAAGGGCGCCTTCGTGGAGGCGGGCGAGCTTCTGTGCAAGCTCGATCCCGGCACCCGCGCTGTCGGTCTGGCGGAAGCCGAGGCGGCACTGGCCGATGCCCAGGCCCGCGTGCCCGAGGTGCGCTCCCGCATCCCCGAAGCCGAGGCGCGCGTCGCCCAGGCCGAGGCCGCGCTCGACGAGGCGCGGATCAACGCCAATGCCGCGAACCGGCTGTCGGAATCGGGCTTTGCCTCGGAGACGCGCGTGGCGGCCACGACCTCTGCGGTGCGCTCCGCCGAGGCATCGGTATCCGCCGCGAAGGCCGGGCTCGAAGCCGCGCGCTCGGGGCTTGAGACCTCCCGCGCCGCCATCGAAAGTGCAGAAGCCGCCGTGGCCCGGGCCGAGGACGAATTGTCCAAGACCGAGATCACCGCCCCCTTCGCGGGCCTTCTGGAAACCGATACCGCCGAGCTGGGCGCGCTGATGCAGGCGGGCGGCATGGGCGGTTCGGCCTGCGCCACGATCCTGCAGCTCGATCCGATCCGGCTGGTGGGTTACGTGCCCGAAACGGATGTGGGCCGGGTCGAGGTCGGCGCCCGCGCGGGCGCGCAGCTCACCGAAGGCGGCGAGGTGTCGGGCCGCGTGACCTTCGTGTCGCGCTCCGCCGATCCCGTCACCCGCACCTTCCGCGTCGAGGTCACCGTGCCGAACGAGGGCCTGGGCATCTCCGCAGGCCAGACCGCCGAAATCGCCATCGAGGCCGAGGGAGAGCTCGCGCATCTTCTGCCGCAATCCGCCCTGACCCTGAACGATGACGGTGAAATCGGCGTCCGCACCATCACGCCCGAGACCACCGCGCTGTTCCGGCCGGTCGAGATCCTGCGCGATACCAGTCGCGGCATCTACGTCGCGGGCCTTCCGGAGACGGCGGACGTGATCCTGCTGGGCCAGGAATACGTGACCGACGGCGTGCCCGTGGCACCCAGCTACGAGGAAGTCATCCAATGA
- a CDS encoding PQQ-like beta-propeller repeat protein translates to MAGLTGLAVLVGCGESEPILPGERLGLREVLDGDAVDPYDYTGVENRAEPANLPAAVSNSAWAQSAVSPAFRTSHAALSLPLQSVWSRDIGAGDGRKVRLNVDPVTDGARIYTMSSDFTVTATALNGAALWSTPLVPARDADGQAQGGGLAVANGVLYVSTGFGELTALDAGSGAVRWQEDLDATATGAPSVANGLVYVTAGDTTGWAIEADTGRERWQIDGLANDLNNVAGAPAPALGGDRVVFAFGSGALQSTFQQGGLSLWSADLAGRRVGRAISTVDDISGDPFVADGRVFAGNHSGRTAAFDLFSGARDWTVNVGALDMPWVVGGSVYMVSDLNELVRLDAATGARIWTTELPGWVPSRKPDRRRDRAFANHGPILAGGHLIVASSDGFIRAFDPVDGSLKAQTEVPGGATTRPIVANGVLYVVSRRGVLHAFR, encoded by the coding sequence TTGGCAGGGCTCACAGGCCTCGCGGTTTTGGTGGGCTGCGGTGAGAGTGAACCGATCCTGCCCGGTGAACGCCTTGGCTTGCGCGAAGTGCTCGATGGCGATGCGGTCGATCCCTACGACTATACCGGGGTCGAGAACCGGGCCGAACCCGCCAATCTTCCCGCGGCCGTTTCCAATTCCGCCTGGGCGCAAAGCGCGGTCTCGCCGGCTTTCCGGACGTCCCACGCTGCGCTGAGCCTGCCGCTGCAATCGGTCTGGTCGCGCGATATCGGCGCGGGCGACGGGCGCAAGGTGCGGCTCAATGTCGATCCGGTGACGGATGGGGCGCGGATCTACACGATGTCGTCCGATTTCACCGTGACGGCGACGGCGCTCAACGGGGCTGCACTCTGGTCGACACCGCTCGTGCCTGCGCGCGATGCCGACGGGCAGGCGCAGGGCGGCGGTCTGGCCGTGGCCAATGGGGTCCTCTACGTCTCGACGGGCTTCGGTGAGCTGACCGCGCTGGATGCGGGATCGGGGGCCGTGCGCTGGCAGGAAGATCTGGACGCCACCGCCACCGGCGCGCCGAGCGTCGCGAACGGCCTGGTCTACGTGACCGCGGGCGATACGACCGGCTGGGCGATCGAGGCCGATACGGGACGTGAGCGCTGGCAGATCGACGGTCTGGCCAATGATCTCAACAACGTGGCAGGCGCACCGGCCCCGGCCCTTGGTGGCGACCGGGTGGTCTTTGCCTTCGGCTCCGGCGCGCTGCAATCGACCTTCCAGCAGGGTGGTCTGTCGCTCTGGTCCGCGGATCTGGCGGGACGCCGCGTGGGCCGGGCGATCTCCACCGTCGACGATATCTCGGGTGATCCCTTCGTCGCGGATGGCAGGGTCTTCGCGGGCAATCATTCGGGCCGCACGGCCGCCTTCGATCTCTTCTCGGGCGCGCGCGACTGGACGGTCAATGTCGGCGCGCTGGACATGCCCTGGGTGGTCGGCGGGTCGGTCTACATGGTCTCCGACCTCAATGAGTTGGTGCGCCTCGACGCGGCCACCGGCGCGCGGATCTGGACCACGGAGCTGCCGGGCTGGGTGCCCAGCCGCAAGCCCGACCGCCGCCGCGACCGGGCCTTTGCCAATCACGGGCCGATCCTGGCTGGCGGGCATCTGATCGTGGCCTCGTCCGACGGGTTCATCCGGGCTTTTGATCCGGTCGATGGCAGCCTGAAGGCGCAGACCGAAGTGCCGGGCGGGGCCACGACGCGGCCCATCGTGGCCAATGGCGTGCTCTATGTCGTCTCCCGCCGGGGTGTTCTGCACGCTTTCCGCTGA
- the der gene encoding ribosome biogenesis GTPase Der has product MSFTLAIVGRPNVGKSTLFNRLVGKRLALVDDQPGVTRDLREGPAQLGDLSFTVIDTAGLEDATDDSLEGRMRRLTERAVDEADVCLFLIDARVGITPVDEIFAEILRKRGGIVLLGANKAEGRAAEAGLLEAWNLGLGEPMALSGEHGEGMPDLYSALLPISERFEAQARAAEEAMPATGLSVSEDADAEEEAAWAPSADRPLQVAVVGRPNAGKSTLINKILGEDRLLTGPEAGITRDAISLKIDWNGTPARIFDTAGMRKKAKVQEKLEKLSVSDGLRAVKFAEVVVVLLDAAIPFEQQDLRIADLAEREGRAVVVAVNKWDLEDEKAEKLSDLKEAFQRLLPQLKGAPLITVSAKTGRGLDRLHAAVLKAHEVWNRRVSTARLNRWLGAMVEAHPPPAPQGKRIKLRYMTQAKTRPPHFVVMCSHPDKIPDSYSRYLVNGLRVDFDMPGTPIRLVMRGQGDRNPYKGRKVKNAGALKKHLGKNKKG; this is encoded by the coding sequence ATGTCCTTCACCCTTGCCATCGTTGGCCGCCCGAATGTGGGCAAATCCACGCTGTTCAACCGCCTTGTCGGAAAGCGGCTCGCGCTGGTCGATGACCAGCCGGGGGTGACGCGGGACCTGCGCGAAGGGCCTGCGCAGCTTGGCGATCTGTCCTTCACGGTGATCGATACGGCCGGGCTCGAGGATGCGACCGATGACAGCCTCGAAGGGCGGATGCGCCGCCTGACCGAGCGGGCTGTGGACGAGGCCGATGTGTGCCTGTTCCTGATCGACGCGCGCGTGGGCATCACGCCGGTGGACGAGATCTTCGCGGAGATCCTGCGCAAGCGCGGTGGTATCGTGCTGCTGGGGGCCAACAAGGCGGAAGGGCGCGCGGCCGAAGCGGGGCTTCTGGAGGCCTGGAACCTCGGGCTGGGCGAGCCGATGGCGCTGTCGGGCGAACATGGCGAGGGCATGCCGGACCTCTATTCCGCGCTTCTGCCGATCTCGGAGCGGTTCGAGGCGCAGGCGCGCGCCGCCGAAGAGGCGATGCCCGCGACTGGTCTGAGCGTCTCCGAGGATGCCGATGCCGAGGAGGAAGCCGCCTGGGCGCCGAGCGCCGACCGGCCCTTGCAGGTGGCCGTCGTGGGACGGCCCAATGCGGGAAAATCCACTCTGATCAACAAGATACTGGGTGAAGATCGTCTTCTGACGGGGCCCGAGGCGGGTATCACCCGCGATGCGATCTCGCTCAAGATCGACTGGAACGGCACGCCTGCGCGCATATTCGATACGGCCGGGATGCGCAAGAAGGCCAAGGTGCAGGAAAAGCTAGAAAAGCTGTCCGTCTCGGACGGTCTGCGCGCGGTCAAGTTCGCGGAAGTCGTCGTCGTTCTGCTGGACGCCGCGATCCCGTTCGAGCAGCAGGATCTGCGCATTGCGGACCTTGCCGAACGCGAAGGGCGTGCGGTCGTCGTGGCGGTCAACAAGTGGGATCTCGAGGACGAGAAGGCCGAGAAGCTTTCGGACCTGAAAGAGGCGTTCCAGCGGCTTCTACCGCAATTGAAGGGCGCGCCCCTGATCACCGTGTCTGCCAAGACGGGGCGCGGTCTCGACCGGTTGCACGCCGCCGTTCTGAAAGCGCATGAGGTCTGGAACCGCCGCGTGTCGACCGCGCGGCTGAACCGCTGGCTCGGTGCCATGGTCGAGGCGCATCCGCCCCCGGCACCGCAGGGCAAACGGATCAAGCTGCGTTACATGACGCAAGCCAAGACCCGTCCGCCGCATTTCGTGGTCATGTGCTCGCATCCCGACAAGATTCCGGACAGCTATTCGCGCTATCTTGTCAATGGCTTGCGGGTCGACTTTGACATGCCGGGCACGCCCATCCGGCTAGTGATGCGCGGTCAGGGCGATCGCAATCCCTACAAGGGCCGCAAGGTCAAGAATGCTGGCGCTCTGAAGAAGCATCTAGGCAAGAACAAGAAGGGCTGA
- a CDS encoding TetR/AcrR family transcriptional regulator yields MPKRGYHHGNLKQALVEAALGLIEEKGPTGFTLSEAAKRAGVTPAAVYRHFDGREELIAEAARQGYEIFVDVMEYAYESRQPSALAAFEATGHAYLAFARKYPGHYIAMFESGVSVNHSPALAQVANRAWSVLERAAADLSQHIPADRRPPPQMFSAHIWAMCHGVVELFARNSPGNKSPFPADDLLESGIGVYLRGLGLIPPDS; encoded by the coding sequence ATGCCTAAACGCGGCTATCACCACGGCAATCTGAAGCAGGCCCTGGTCGAGGCCGCCCTAGGTCTGATCGAAGAAAAAGGCCCGACCGGCTTCACCCTGTCAGAGGCCGCCAAACGCGCGGGCGTCACGCCTGCGGCCGTCTACCGCCATTTCGACGGCCGCGAAGAGCTGATCGCGGAGGCCGCCCGGCAAGGCTACGAGATTTTCGTCGATGTGATGGAATACGCCTATGAGAGCCGCCAGCCCTCTGCACTGGCCGCCTTCGAAGCGACCGGCCATGCCTATCTGGCCTTCGCGCGGAAATATCCCGGTCATTACATCGCGATGTTCGAATCCGGCGTGTCCGTGAACCACTCGCCCGCGCTGGCGCAGGTGGCGAACCGCGCATGGTCGGTCCTGGAACGCGCCGCCGCCGATCTGTCGCAGCATATTCCCGCGGATCGTCGCCCTCCGCCGCAGATGTTCTCGGCCCATATCTGGGCGATGTGCCACGGCGTGGTCGAGCTTTTTGCGCGGAACTCGCCGGGCAACAAATCGCCCTTTCCGGCCGATGACCTTCTGGAATCGGGGATCGGCGTCTATCTGCGCGGGCTGGGCCTCATCCCTCCGGACAGCTGA
- a CDS encoding efflux RND transporter permease subunit codes for MTGIVDWAAERARMVLAFIALSLAVGTFCYITLPKEGEPDIEIPALFVSVPFPGISAEDSETLLVKPMETELVDLDGLDRMSSTAAEGYAGVVLEFEFGWDKTKIMADVRDAMSNAEAKFPAGAEQYSINEINFSEFPVVIVNLTGPVPERTMVQVAKDLQDRLEGLDAILEAGIAGNRDEMLEVVIDPLRLESYNVTAGELINVVQNNNQLIAAGEVETETGAFAVKIPSSFDDARDVYDLPVKVNGDRVVTLGDLATINLTFEDRSSTARFDGQDSIALQVVKRKGFNIIDTVALVKDEVAAAEAAWPPELRAAVTLGTSNDQSRQVASMVSQLEGSVLTAIALVMIVVLAALGTRPAFLVGFAIPTSFLLCFAFLALMGVSVSNIVMFGLILAVGMLVDGAIVVVEYADKRISEGTGPMSAYVEAAKRMFWPVVSSTATTLCAFLPMLFWPGVPGEFMGMLPVTLIFVLSASLVVALVYLPVMGGVTGRFSRALDNASEGLRAATPWVIRAALVPVTLLGLFVGAMMVLNPAYLFPPVADGWAGRMPGIAVFLIFAVLTSITMGAAAIRRQEKRVRAGYRRSAFGWVITAVVGNPIGPLVSVAAVIFFVISVFSYFGENNNGVEFFVESEPEQALLYVRARGNLSLAEKDALVARAEEIVIAHPGTRNAFAFAGDGGLDSNTGGAEAPKDTIGQVQFETIPWEDRKNDPELDGDRVIEELGEQLKSIPGIQTEVLNLAMGPASAKPVHLRIRGDNWPDLLAATEAARARFDATPGLTLIEDTRPLPGIDWQIDVDVEKAGRYGADVATVGAMVQLVTRGLLLDTMRVDTSDEEIDIRVRLPEEDRVLSTLDTLKVRTGDGLVPLSNFITRQPVAKLAEINRVGQKRFFDVKADVAPNLVKAVIGPEDTAPAAVLRALAPGEAPHDGGTVIETGPESRHEVLSLGADQTAAGIEDALAEGTLSLIAINPNERIAALTGWLEANPLPAGLSWEWTGDQEDQAESQDFLGKAFAAALGLMFIILLAQFNSFYNAVLVLLAVVLSTTGVLIGMLVMDQTFSIIMTGTGIVALAGIVVNNNIVLIDTYQEYERYMPRIEAIIRTAQDRIRPVLLTTITTMAGLAPMMFGLSLDFFAGGYSIDSPTALWWKQLATAVVFGLGIATVLTLMFTPSMLAIRVWVTTYAHWIARLLARLSMGRSSRAARDWALNREARRVTSPTIIWEETPLPAEVADPDAPNVPLRAAE; via the coding sequence ATGACCGGCATCGTCGACTGGGCGGCCGAACGGGCCCGCATGGTGCTGGCCTTCATCGCGCTGTCGCTCGCGGTCGGCACCTTCTGCTACATCACGCTGCCCAAAGAGGGCGAGCCCGATATCGAAATCCCCGCCCTCTTCGTCTCCGTCCCCTTTCCCGGCATCTCGGCCGAGGATTCCGAGACGCTGCTGGTCAAACCGATGGAGACCGAGCTTGTCGATCTCGACGGGCTCGACCGCATGTCCTCGACCGCCGCCGAAGGCTATGCGGGCGTCGTCCTGGAGTTCGAGTTCGGCTGGGACAAGACCAAGATCATGGCCGATGTGCGCGACGCCATGTCCAATGCCGAGGCGAAGTTCCCCGCCGGGGCCGAGCAATATTCGATCAACGAGATCAACTTCTCCGAATTTCCCGTCGTCATCGTGAACCTCACGGGCCCCGTCCCCGAGCGGACGATGGTGCAGGTGGCGAAGGACCTGCAGGATAGGCTCGAAGGGCTCGACGCGATCCTGGAGGCCGGCATCGCGGGCAATCGCGACGAGATGCTCGAAGTGGTAATCGATCCCCTGCGGCTCGAAAGCTACAACGTCACCGCGGGCGAGCTGATCAATGTCGTCCAGAACAACAACCAGCTCATTGCCGCGGGCGAGGTCGAGACGGAAACCGGCGCCTTCGCCGTGAAGATCCCGTCCTCCTTCGACGATGCGCGCGATGTCTACGACCTGCCCGTGAAGGTGAATGGCGACCGGGTCGTGACGCTGGGCGATCTGGCGACGATCAACCTGACCTTCGAGGATCGCAGCTCCACCGCGCGGTTTGATGGGCAGGATTCGATCGCCCTGCAGGTCGTGAAGCGCAAGGGCTTCAACATCATCGACACCGTGGCGCTGGTGAAGGACGAAGTGGCCGCCGCCGAAGCCGCCTGGCCGCCCGAGCTGCGCGCGGCCGTCACGCTCGGCACCTCGAACGATCAGTCGCGGCAGGTGGCCTCCATGGTCAGCCAGCTCGAAGGCTCGGTTCTGACTGCCATCGCGTTGGTGATGATCGTGGTGCTCGCAGCCCTCGGCACGCGACCCGCTTTCCTCGTGGGCTTCGCGATCCCGACCTCCTTCCTTCTGTGTTTCGCCTTCCTCGCGCTGATGGGCGTGTCGGTCTCCAATATCGTGATGTTCGGCCTGATCCTCGCCGTAGGCATGTTGGTCGACGGCGCCATCGTCGTGGTGGAATATGCCGACAAGCGCATCTCCGAAGGCACGGGCCCGATGTCGGCCTATGTGGAGGCCGCCAAGCGCATGTTCTGGCCCGTCGTGTCGTCCACCGCGACGACGCTCTGCGCCTTCCTGCCGATGCTCTTCTGGCCCGGAGTGCCGGGTGAGTTCATGGGCATGCTGCCCGTCACACTGATCTTCGTGCTCTCCGCCAGCCTCGTGGTGGCGCTCGTCTACCTGCCCGTCATGGGCGGCGTCACGGGCCGCTTTTCCCGCGCGCTCGACAATGCCTCCGAAGGCCTGCGCGCGGCGACCCCTTGGGTGATCCGGGCAGCGCTGGTGCCCGTCACGCTTCTGGGCCTTTTCGTGGGCGCGATGATGGTGCTGAACCCCGCCTACCTGTTCCCGCCCGTGGCGGACGGCTGGGCCGGCCGGATGCCCGGCATCGCGGTCTTCCTGATCTTCGCGGTCCTGACCTCGATCACCATGGGGGCTGCTGCCATCCGCCGTCAGGAAAAGCGCGTCCGCGCGGGCTATCGCCGGTCGGCCTTCGGCTGGGTCATCACCGCGGTGGTCGGCAATCCCATCGGGCCGCTCGTGTCGGTCGCGGCAGTGATCTTCTTCGTGATCTCTGTCTTCTCCTACTTCGGTGAGAACAATAACGGCGTCGAGTTCTTCGTCGAAAGCGAGCCCGAACAGGCGCTTCTCTATGTCCGCGCCCGTGGCAATCTGAGCCTTGCCGAAAAGGACGCGCTGGTGGCCCGTGCCGAGGAGATCGTCATCGCCCATCCCGGCACGCGCAACGCCTTTGCATTTGCAGGCGATGGCGGGCTCGACAGCAACACGGGCGGCGCCGAGGCCCCCAAGGACACGATCGGCCAGGTCCAGTTCGAGACGATCCCCTGGGAAGACCGCAAGAACGACCCCGAGCTCGATGGCGACCGCGTGATCGAGGAGTTGGGCGAACAGCTCAAATCCATCCCCGGCATCCAGACCGAGGTGCTGAACCTCGCCATGGGTCCGGCCTCCGCAAAGCCCGTGCATCTGCGCATCCGGGGCGACAACTGGCCCGACCTTCTGGCCGCGACCGAGGCGGCGCGCGCACGGTTCGACGCGACCCCCGGCCTGACGCTCATCGAGGATACCCGCCCCCTGCCCGGCATCGACTGGCAGATCGACGTCGATGTGGAAAAGGCCGGCCGCTATGGCGCGGATGTGGCGACCGTGGGCGCGATGGTGCAGCTTGTCACGCGCGGGCTTCTCCTGGACACGATGCGCGTCGATACCTCCGACGAGGAGATCGACATCCGCGTCCGCCTGCCCGAGGAAGACCGCGTTCTTTCCACCCTCGATACGCTGAAGGTCCGCACCGGCGATGGCCTCGTGCCGCTGTCGAATTTCATCACCCGCCAGCCCGTGGCCAAGCTCGCCGAGATCAATCGCGTTGGCCAGAAGCGCTTCTTCGACGTGAAGGCCGATGTGGCGCCGAACCTCGTCAAGGCGGTGATCGGCCCCGAGGACACTGCACCCGCGGCCGTGCTGCGCGCGCTGGCCCCGGGCGAGGCCCCGCATGACGGCGGCACCGTGATCGAGACCGGACCGGAGAGCCGCCACGAAGTGCTGAGCCTCGGCGCAGATCAAACCGCCGCAGGCATCGAGGACGCGCTTGCAGAGGGCACGCTCAGTCTCATTGCGATCAACCCGAACGAACGCATTGCGGCCCTGACCGGGTGGCTCGAGGCCAATCCCCTGCCCGCGGGCCTTTCCTGGGAATGGACCGGCGATCAGGAAGATCAGGCCGAAAGCCAGGATTTCCTCGGCAAGGCCTTCGCCGCTGCTCTGGGGCTGATGTTCATCATCCTGCTCGCGCAGTTCAATTCCTTCTACAACGCTGTTCTCGTGCTGCTGGCAGTCGTGTTGTCGACCACCGGCGTGCTCATTGGCATGCTGGTTATGGATCAGACCTTCTCGATCATCATGACCGGCACCGGGATCGTGGCGCTCGCCGGTATCGTCGTGAACAACAATATCGTGCTCATCGACACCTACCAGGAATACGAGCGCTACATGCCCCGGATCGAGGCGATCATCCGCACCGCGCAGGACCGCATCCGCCCCGTCCTTCTGACCACGATTACCACCATGGCGGGTCTAGCGCCGATGATGTTCGGCCTGTCGCTCGACTTCTTCGCGGGCGGCTATTCCATCGACAGCCCCACGGCCCTCTGGTGGAAGCAGCTGGCCACGGCGGTCGTCTTCGGCCTCGGCATCGCGACGGTGCTGACGCTGATGTTCACGCCCTCCATGCTGGCGATCCGGGTCTGGGTCACGACCTATGCCCACTGGATCGCGCGGCTGCTGGCACGCCTGTCCATGGGCCGGTCCAGCCGAGCCGCGCGGGACTGGGCGCTCAACCGCGAAGCGCGCCGCGTCACCTCGCCCACCATTATCTGGGAAGAGACGCCCCTGCCCGCAGAGGTTGCCGATCCCGACGCACCCAACGTGCCTCTGCGCGCCGCCGAGTAA